Proteins encoded within one genomic window of Methanothrix harundinacea 6Ac:
- a CDS encoding DsrE family protein, protein MKRYRAILHLAEKDRASLALNNVNNLLADLGDDLVEAEILANSEGVAALLKASPLGERVEELAARGVRFAVCSRTLRAMGIGEEEVMAVAEVVPTGTGELVKRQSEGWAYVRP, encoded by the coding sequence TTGAAGAGGTATCGAGCCATCTTACATCTTGCAGAGAAGGATCGGGCGAGCCTTGCCCTGAACAACGTAAATAACCTCCTGGCAGATCTGGGGGACGATCTGGTGGAGGCGGAGATCCTGGCCAACTCCGAGGGGGTGGCCGCCCTCCTCAAGGCCTCCCCCCTCGGCGAGAGGGTCGAAGAGCTGGCCGCCCGGGGAGTCCGGTTCGCCGTCTGCTCCAGGACCCTCCGAGCCATGGGGATCGGAGAGGAGGAGGTGATGGCCGTCGCCGAGGTCGTCCCCACGGGGACGGGGGAGCTGGTGAAGAGGCAGTCGGAAGGGTGGGCCTACGTCAGGCCCTAG
- a CDS encoding FmdE family protein, translating into MEEVIRSITDPEILSQIERVVPFHGYLSTGVFVGIQIYDIARRTLGFSEGDRLFVTCETSSCLPDAFQVLGGCTIGNKGLRIENLGKMAATISRRAPRGAERVNGKRTVLDPAKTASYPRLHSWQMKIDKVPHEEAISDLIRAEEAVYTWGMVDLEVLEKPEKRIAVCNSCGESFVLQGDERSCKSCAQRSKSNIEIGSAGIR; encoded by the coding sequence TTGGAGGAGGTCATAAGATCGATAACCGACCCGGAGATCCTTTCGCAGATCGAGAGGGTCGTCCCCTTTCACGGCTACCTCAGCACCGGCGTCTTCGTCGGCATCCAGATCTATGACATAGCCCGAAGGACGCTGGGATTTTCGGAAGGAGATAGGCTCTTTGTCACCTGCGAGACTTCGAGCTGCCTGCCCGACGCCTTTCAGGTGCTGGGGGGTTGCACCATCGGAAATAAGGGGCTCAGAATCGAGAACCTGGGGAAGATGGCGGCGACGATCTCCAGGCGGGCTCCCCGAGGTGCGGAGAGGGTCAATGGCAAAAGGACCGTCCTCGACCCGGCCAAGACCGCCTCCTATCCGAGGCTTCACTCCTGGCAGATGAAGATCGATAAGGTTCCTCATGAGGAGGCGATCTCGGACCTGATCAGGGCCGAAGAGGCGGTTTACACCTGGGGGATGGTGGACCTCGAGGTTTTAGAAAAGCCGGAGAAGAGGATCGCCGTCTGCAACTCCTGCGGCGAGAGCTTCGTCCTTCAGGGAGATGAGAGGAGCTGCAAAAGCTGCGCTCAACGATCGAAGAGCAATATTGAGATCGGTTCTGCGGGGATTAGATGA
- a CDS encoding type 1 glutamine amidotransferase: protein MILLVDLCFRPRSLSRREFVDPIARIVSRAGSEFEVVHFTEVTEDEILRADRIVLCGTALKDDLYLRRIDLFSWIGDLDKPVLGICAGMQVIAALFGGEVVPQPKIGLEAIDIVEETPLLGTPRRIEGYHLHNFGVTLPQGFDLVAGRPGEVEAIKHADRPVYGIIFHPEVRNRWIVERFDALPLNEIR, encoded by the coding sequence GTGATCCTCCTCGTCGACCTCTGCTTCAGGCCCCGGTCCCTCTCGAGGCGCGAGTTCGTCGATCCCATCGCCCGCATCGTGAGCCGGGCCGGGTCCGAGTTTGAGGTCGTCCACTTCACCGAGGTGACCGAAGACGAAATCCTGAGGGCCGACCGGATCGTCCTCTGCGGCACCGCCCTCAAAGACGACCTCTACCTTCGAAGGATAGACCTGTTCTCCTGGATCGGAGATCTCGATAAGCCCGTCCTCGGGATCTGTGCCGGGATGCAGGTCATAGCCGCCCTCTTCGGCGGCGAGGTCGTCCCCCAGCCGAAGATCGGCCTCGAAGCTATCGATATCGTCGAGGAGACCCCCCTCCTCGGGACGCCCCGGCGGATCGAGGGCTACCACCTCCATAACTTTGGCGTTACCCTGCCTCAGGGCTTCGACCTGGTGGCGGGGCGGCCCGGAGAGGTGGAGGCCATCAAGCACGCAGATAGGCCCGTCTACGGGATCATATTCCACCCCGAGGTGAGGAACCGGTGGATAGTGGAGAGATTTGATGCTCTCCCTCTGAATGAGATCCGTTGA
- a CDS encoding AMP-binding protein: MSSLVSRFVSGTEFEAYEEFKNNMKINVPERFNFAFDVVDVYAEMAPDKKALVWCNDRGDELILTFGELKRRSDQAANLFKKCGIRKGDSVMLTLKGRYDFWICMVGLHKVGAVAIPATHMLRAKDIAYRISKADLKMIVSIAEDGVPDEVDGACRDLEGAKPVRALVGDGVDRPGWLDFRRELAAASPEFERPPGREATENGDVLLAYFTSGTTGYPKMVKHDQTYPLGHILTAKFWQNVVEDGLHYTVADTGWAKCVWGQIYGQWIAGSGVFAYDYDRFDAGRMMEMATKHGVTTFCAPPTIYRFMIKGDMSRYDFSSLKYAVTAGEPLNPTVYDLFFEATGLRLMEGYGQTETVVAIANFPMMNPKPGSMGKPSPGYDIVLVDKDDRICDVGEEGEIVIRTDEGKPPGLFIDYHLDPDRMRNTWHDDYYHTGDTAWMDEDGYLWFIGRTDDMIKSSGYRVGPFEVENALMSHPAVMECAVTGVADPLRGQVVKATVVLTKGHTPSEELEVELQNHVKKVTAPYKYPRIIEFVEALPKTISGKIRRIEIRERDETRGG; this comes from the coding sequence ATGTCGTCATTGGTTTCCAGGTTCGTATCAGGGACGGAATTCGAGGCTTACGAAGAATTTAAAAATAATATGAAGATAAATGTGCCGGAGAGGTTCAACTTCGCCTTCGACGTGGTGGACGTCTACGCCGAAATGGCACCTGATAAAAAAGCCCTCGTCTGGTGCAACGACCGGGGCGACGAGCTTATCCTCACCTTCGGGGAGCTGAAGCGGAGGAGCGACCAGGCGGCAAACTTATTTAAAAAGTGCGGCATAAGAAAGGGGGACTCGGTCATGCTGACCCTGAAGGGGCGGTACGACTTCTGGATATGCATGGTGGGGCTCCATAAGGTAGGGGCGGTGGCGATCCCGGCGACCCACATGTTGAGGGCGAAGGACATCGCCTATCGGATCAGCAAGGCGGACCTCAAGATGATCGTCTCCATCGCAGAGGACGGCGTCCCCGACGAGGTCGACGGAGCCTGCCGGGATCTCGAGGGGGCGAAGCCCGTCAGGGCCCTAGTCGGCGACGGCGTCGATAGGCCCGGCTGGCTCGACTTCCGCCGGGAGCTGGCGGCGGCTTCGCCGGAGTTTGAGCGGCCCCCGGGGCGAGAGGCGACGGAGAACGGGGACGTCCTCCTCGCCTACTTCACCTCCGGGACCACCGGCTACCCCAAGATGGTGAAGCACGACCAGACATATCCCCTGGGCCACATCCTGACGGCGAAGTTCTGGCAGAACGTCGTCGAGGACGGCCTCCACTACACCGTCGCCGACACCGGCTGGGCGAAGTGCGTCTGGGGCCAGATCTACGGCCAGTGGATCGCGGGCTCGGGGGTCTTCGCCTACGACTACGACAGGTTCGACGCCGGCAGGATGATGGAGATGGCGACCAAGCATGGTGTCACCACCTTCTGCGCCCCGCCGACGATCTATCGTTTCATGATCAAGGGGGATATGTCGAGGTACGACTTCTCCTCCCTCAAGTACGCCGTCACCGCCGGCGAGCCCCTCAACCCCACCGTCTACGACCTATTCTTCGAGGCGACGGGGCTGCGGCTGATGGAGGGGTACGGCCAGACGGAGACGGTCGTGGCCATCGCCAACTTTCCGATGATGAACCCGAAGCCCGGATCGATGGGGAAGCCGTCGCCCGGTTACGACATAGTCCTCGTCGACAAGGACGACCGGATCTGCGATGTGGGGGAGGAGGGGGAGATCGTCATCAGGACCGACGAGGGAAAGCCCCCGGGGCTCTTTATCGACTACCACCTCGACCCCGATAGGATGAGAAACACCTGGCACGACGACTACTATCATACCGGGGACACCGCCTGGATGGACGAGGACGGCTACCTCTGGTTCATCGGGAGGACCGACGACATGATCAAGAGCTCCGGCTATCGGGTCGGCCCCTTCGAGGTGGAGAACGCCCTCATGTCCCACCCGGCGGTGATGGAGTGCGCCGTCACCGGCGTCGCCGACCCCCTCCGGGGACAGGTGGTGAAGGCGACGGTCGTCCTGACGAAGGGTCACACCCCATCGGAGGAGCTGGAGGTCGAGCTCCAAAACCACGTCAAGAAGGTGACCGCCCCCTACAAGTACCCTCGGATCATAGAGTTCGTGGAGGCCCTCCCCAAGACGATCAGCGGCAAGATAAGAAGGATCGAGATCAGGGAGAGGGACGAGACGAGGGGCGGATGA
- a CDS encoding HAD family hydrolase, which yields MSGDLAVIFDVAGTMLEMYRVAKEISQEGLLEGIVTMELVMEGGRRALVIPQLHPEEVLGAPPQMPLAVFFRGRERNVKVSCSRLPVSDEEALSVLLRSGAEVANLQETLAAVSARCPDFYCTAGLIVDVEAGVVTHSVSTGGRPFPALEEALAELEGMGADIYVASGDSMRSLSVLTRCRGIKRERIYPASKPRRKEEIVEGLKDDYKLVVMVGDGLNDRYALKAADLGVLTVQQESRPPKELMEAADEVIDDIGKLPGLVRERLSRTVG from the coding sequence ATGTCCGGAGATCTGGCGGTGATATTCGACGTTGCTGGCACCATGCTGGAGATGTACCGGGTGGCGAAGGAGATCTCCCAGGAGGGGCTCTTGGAGGGGATCGTCACAATGGAGCTGGTGATGGAGGGGGGTAGGAGGGCCCTGGTGATCCCCCAGCTCCATCCCGAGGAGGTCCTGGGGGCGCCGCCCCAGATGCCCCTCGCTGTCTTCTTCCGGGGGAGGGAGAGGAATGTAAAGGTGAGCTGCTCCAGGCTTCCCGTTTCCGATGAGGAGGCTCTCTCGGTCCTCCTCCGCTCCGGGGCGGAGGTGGCGAACCTTCAGGAGACCCTGGCCGCGGTCTCCGCCAGATGCCCCGATTTCTACTGCACTGCGGGGCTGATTGTGGACGTCGAGGCGGGGGTGGTGACCCACTCCGTCAGCACCGGAGGTAGGCCCTTTCCTGCCCTGGAGGAGGCATTGGCGGAGCTGGAGGGGATGGGGGCCGATATCTACGTCGCCTCCGGCGACAGCATGCGGAGCCTCTCGGTCCTCACCAGGTGCCGGGGGATAAAGAGGGAGCGGATATACCCCGCCTCCAAGCCCCGCCGCAAAGAGGAGATCGTCGAGGGGCTGAAGGACGATTATAAGCTGGTCGTCATGGTGGGAGACGGCCTCAACGATCGGTACGCCCTGAAGGCGGCAGACCTGGGGGTCCTGACGGTCCAGCAGGAGAGCCGCCCGCCTAAGGAGCTGATGGAGGCGGCGGACGAGGTGATCGACGACATCGGGAAGCTTCCGGGGCTGGTGAGGGAGAGGCTCTCGAGGACGGTGGGATAG
- a CDS encoding TIGR01458 family HAD-type hydrolase, whose protein sequence is MGTIDAEAFLIDLDGVLYVDKTPIPGAKEALAQLEERGYRRRFVSNTTSKSRRGLAGFLGALGFEISAEEIFTPAVAAAGRLRSRNERCFLVAGPSLREDFDEAGVGVAEEGVDCVVVGDAEADFTYDRLNRAFRMVMEGSRIIALEKDRYWMGAGGLTLAAGPFVAALEYASGRKAELVGKPSPDFFALALRDLGASPEEAAMIGDDINSDVGGAKNVGMKGILVRTGKYREEAVAPSGISPDLILGSIAELGDHL, encoded by the coding sequence ATGGGAACGATCGATGCTGAGGCCTTTCTGATCGACCTGGACGGGGTCCTCTACGTGGACAAGACCCCCATCCCCGGGGCTAAAGAGGCCCTCGCCCAGCTGGAGGAGAGGGGGTATCGCCGCAGGTTCGTCTCCAACACCACCTCGAAGTCCAGAAGGGGGCTGGCGGGCTTCCTCGGAGCCCTCGGGTTTGAGATCTCCGCCGAGGAGATCTTCACCCCCGCCGTCGCCGCCGCCGGGCGGCTCCGGTCTCGGAATGAGCGGTGCTTCCTCGTTGCGGGGCCGAGCCTCCGGGAGGATTTCGATGAGGCCGGGGTCGGCGTAGCCGAGGAGGGGGTGGATTGCGTGGTGGTGGGGGACGCCGAGGCGGATTTCACCTACGACCGGCTGAACCGGGCCTTCCGGATGGTGATGGAGGGGTCCCGGATCATCGCCCTCGAGAAGGACAGGTACTGGATGGGGGCTGGCGGCCTCACCCTCGCTGCGGGCCCCTTCGTCGCCGCCCTGGAGTACGCCTCGGGGAGAAAGGCGGAGTTGGTGGGGAAGCCCTCCCCCGATTTCTTCGCCCTCGCCCTCCGGGACCTGGGCGCCTCCCCCGAAGAGGCGGCGATGATCGGCGACGACATAAACTCCGACGTCGGCGGGGCAAAGAACGTCGGGATGAAGGGGATTTTGGTGAGGACTGGAAAGTACCGGGAGGAGGCGGTGGCTCCCTCGGGGATCTCTCCCGACCTGATCCTGGGCTCGATCGCGGAGCTCGGGGACCATCTATGA
- a CDS encoding HPr kinase/phosphorylase produces MAYQVKLISKEEKGDLAERYGLQVRYEVKSEIYGCCIKLLTGSEEVRDRWEENFYNISQNIRSHARLYVVSDPEMGEDRVFYDPQSKTAFLVNVTYYGWIKSLALSAAGDVLEDQHGIYSVHGACLDLRGRGICLLGGSGAGKTTHTYGLLRRPETRVVSDDWFFARIYGDDVLAFGSEKNFYIRAELSEIWREFGGLIEKAEFDEEGRGVVDLRLAIGKGRILPLTTLSAVIILKRDPEDEVIKRRLSPGEALSILEENGYYNPHLLVKDEFKGALRSGFFRELFTRVPVFMVNTVRTPEESQRAIGDLISEALRQEGGLMGGER; encoded by the coding sequence ATGGCATACCAGGTGAAGCTGATATCGAAGGAGGAGAAGGGGGACCTGGCGGAGCGGTACGGTCTCCAGGTGAGGTATGAGGTGAAGTCGGAGATCTATGGCTGCTGCATCAAGCTGCTCACTGGATCGGAGGAGGTGAGGGACCGGTGGGAAGAGAACTTCTACAACATATCCCAGAACATAAGGTCCCACGCGAGGCTATACGTCGTCAGCGACCCCGAGATGGGGGAGGACCGGGTCTTCTACGACCCCCAGTCCAAGACCGCCTTCCTCGTCAACGTCACCTACTACGGCTGGATCAAGTCCCTGGCCCTCAGCGCCGCCGGGGACGTCCTGGAGGACCAGCACGGGATCTACTCCGTCCACGGCGCCTGCCTCGACCTCCGGGGCCGCGGGATCTGCCTCCTGGGCGGGTCGGGGGCGGGAAAGACGACCCACACCTACGGCCTCCTGAGGAGGCCCGAGACCCGGGTCGTCTCCGACGACTGGTTCTTCGCCCGGATCTACGGCGACGACGTCCTGGCCTTTGGCTCGGAGAAGAACTTCTACATCAGGGCGGAGCTCTCGGAGATCTGGAGGGAGTTTGGCGGGCTCATCGAGAAGGCAGAGTTCGATGAGGAGGGGAGGGGGGTCGTCGACCTCCGTCTCGCCATCGGCAAGGGCAGGATCCTCCCCCTCACCACCCTCTCGGCGGTGATAATCCTGAAGCGCGACCCCGAGGATGAGGTGATAAAGAGGAGGCTCTCCCCCGGTGAGGCCCTCTCGATCCTGGAGGAGAACGGCTACTATAACCCCCACCTCCTGGTGAAGGACGAGTTCAAGGGGGCCCTCCGGAGCGGATTCTTCCGGGAGCTCTTCACGAGGGTCCCCGTCTTCATGGTCAACACCGTCAGGACCCCCGAGGAGAGCCAGAGGGCGATTGGAGATCTGATATCCGAAGCCCTCCGGCAGGAGGGCGGCCTCATGGGAGGGGAGCGGTGA
- a CDS encoding diphthine--ammonia ligase, with protein sequence MILGVLFSGGKDSVYACRRAMETDSVACLITMVSANPDSYMFHTPNIAWAGLIAEAVGVPQLNWPTAGEEEAELSDLSDAIAAAVDEYGVEGIVTGAIESVYQAARVQRICRELDLWCYNPLWQIDQLEYLRLLVSEGFEVIITGVFAYPLDESFVGARIDGPRIEKLEDLRDRYAINPSGEGGEIETIVLDGPVFKRRVEVLKAVKEYDNYRGRLIIKEARLVER encoded by the coding sequence GTGATACTGGGCGTCCTATTCTCCGGAGGGAAGGACTCGGTCTACGCATGCAGGAGGGCGATGGAGACCGATTCGGTCGCCTGCCTCATAACGATGGTATCCGCAAACCCCGACAGCTACATGTTCCACACCCCCAACATCGCCTGGGCGGGGCTCATAGCCGAGGCGGTCGGAGTCCCTCAGCTCAATTGGCCGACGGCGGGTGAAGAGGAAGCGGAGCTCTCCGACCTCTCCGACGCCATCGCCGCCGCGGTGGACGAATACGGGGTCGAAGGGATCGTCACCGGGGCGATCGAGTCGGTCTACCAGGCGGCCCGGGTCCAGCGGATCTGCCGGGAGCTGGACCTCTGGTGCTATAACCCCCTCTGGCAGATCGACCAGCTGGAGTACCTCCGCCTCCTCGTCTCCGAGGGGTTCGAGGTGATCATCACCGGGGTCTTCGCCTACCCCCTGGACGAGTCCTTCGTCGGCGCCAGGATCGACGGTCCACGGATCGAGAAGCTCGAAGACCTCCGGGACCGGTACGCCATCAACCCCTCCGGGGAGGGGGGGGAGATCGAGACGATAGTCCTCGACGGCCCCGTCTTCAAGAGGCGGGTCGAGGTCCTGAAGGCGGTGAAGGAGTACGATAATTATAGAGGACGTCTCATAATCAAAGAGGCGAGGCTGGTGGAGAGGTGA
- a CDS encoding helix-turn-helix domain-containing protein yields the protein MTYAEKLMRAAFASDEKLREAMKEVLAELGLSAREFSAVSSIPQSTLYKIMSGHREPNITTLRQIVKTIRDLEGAETGFIAVIAARPVLDEIKEKRTRIGDRLLVLREYSATNIEEAIVAAVRAERDGAAALVCAPIVSPTVEKLLSIPVATIIPRESLVRAIEVAARKIE from the coding sequence ATGACATACGCCGAGAAGTTGATGAGGGCGGCCTTCGCCTCCGACGAGAAGCTCCGGGAGGCTATGAAGGAGGTCCTGGCGGAGCTGGGGCTCTCCGCCCGGGAGTTCAGCGCCGTCTCCTCGATACCCCAGTCCACCCTCTACAAGATCATGTCCGGCCACCGGGAGCCGAACATCACCACCCTCCGACAGATAGTGAAGACGATCAGGGATCTCGAAGGGGCCGAGACCGGCTTCATAGCCGTCATCGCCGCCAGGCCGGTCCTCGACGAGATCAAGGAGAAGAGGACGAGGATCGGCGATCGCCTCCTCGTCCTCCGGGAGTACTCGGCGACGAACATCGAGGAGGCGATCGTCGCCGCCGTCCGGGCCGAGAGGGACGGGGCCGCCGCCCTCGTCTGTGCTCCAATCGTCAGCCCGACGGTGGAGAAGCTCCTATCGATCCCCGTGGCGACGATAATCCCAAGGGAGAGCCTCGTCCGGGCCATCGAGGTGGCGGCTAGAAAGATCGAATGA
- a CDS encoding M23 family metallopeptidase: protein MRRISAAEGGAWPLPGVERLVPAPGSPGSFWEDRGDRRHCGVDLYAPAGSKVASIGEATVLEVGPFTNPRSVPYWNETLYLLVEDEGGRFFKLAELASAEVRVGDRIESGQILGRVGSVLNPMKIDDRAPAYIRGLEDRGRTAMLHLELYASRPESSERYRGGNWFGPGRPRGLLDPTDLLIASSRG from the coding sequence ATGAGGCGGATCTCGGCGGCGGAGGGCGGGGCCTGGCCCCTCCCCGGAGTCGAGAGGCTGGTCCCGGCCCCGGGGTCGCCGGGCTCCTTCTGGGAGGATCGGGGAGACCGGCGCCACTGCGGCGTCGACCTCTACGCTCCGGCCGGGTCAAAGGTCGCCTCCATCGGCGAGGCGACCGTCCTGGAGGTGGGGCCCTTCACCAACCCCCGGTCCGTCCCCTACTGGAACGAGACCCTCTACCTCCTCGTCGAGGACGAGGGGGGCCGTTTCTTCAAGCTGGCGGAGCTCGCCAGTGCAGAGGTGAGGGTCGGCGACCGCATAGAATCAGGCCAGATCCTGGGGCGGGTGGGATCGGTGCTGAACCCCATGAAGATCGACGATCGAGCCCCCGCCTACATAAGAGGACTGGAGGACCGGGGGAGGACGGCCATGCTCCACCTGGAGCTCTATGCATCGCGGCCGGAATCCTCGGAGAGGTACCGGGGAGGAAACTGGTTTGGTCCCGGAAGGCCCCGGGGGCTCCTCGACCCCACCGACCTCCTCATCGCCTCCTCCAGAGGATGA
- a CDS encoding DUF2284 domain-containing protein, whose product MAVKKISIAALFSRLQEVHPDLREISAGDVVVANWVRLKCRYGCQAYGRHLGCPPYSPTPEETQRVLEEYRVGVIARFEAVADPAFPPQRLHHHLWGSINAVHETIFQLERSAFLAGYYKAFGFNALPCTFCETCIPEEREGAIDLTEVRSCRHKNKVRPSMEASGIDVFATLERAGCDLAVLDSYSKGVALFGLVLLD is encoded by the coding sequence ATGGCTGTTAAGAAGATCAGCATAGCGGCTCTCTTCAGCAGACTGCAGGAGGTCCACCCCGACCTCAGAGAGATATCCGCGGGGGACGTGGTGGTGGCGAACTGGGTTAGGCTGAAGTGCAGGTACGGCTGCCAGGCCTACGGAAGGCACCTGGGATGCCCCCCCTACTCGCCGACGCCGGAGGAGACCCAACGGGTGCTGGAGGAGTACAGAGTCGGGGTCATAGCCAGGTTTGAGGCGGTGGCGGACCCCGCCTTCCCGCCCCAACGCCTCCACCACCACCTCTGGGGGTCGATCAACGCCGTCCACGAGACGATATTCCAGCTGGAGAGGTCCGCCTTCCTCGCAGGCTACTACAAGGCCTTCGGGTTCAACGCCCTTCCCTGCACCTTCTGCGAGACCTGCATCCCCGAGGAGAGGGAGGGAGCTATCGATCTCACCGAAGTCAGGAGCTGCAGGCACAAGAACAAGGTCCGCCCCTCCATGGAGGCCTCCGGGATCGACGTCTTCGCCACCCTGGAGCGGGCAGGATGCGACCTTGCGGTCCTCGACTCCTACTCGAAGGGGGTCGCCCTCTTCGGCCTCGTCCTCCTCGACTGA
- a CDS encoding ABC transporter substrate-binding protein — MRRDLILAALAVGLVALIALGCLGTDSDKAKITTLRIGYQPSTHQVAEMVAMEEGWWLADLKPFGIEEVKDFEFPSGPPEMQAMLGGSLDIAYVGAAPPISAIAQGLDAKIVAAVQKNGSDLVVRPEVAYDGPKSLVGRTVATFPPGSIQDTVFRKWLLDNGVDPDGLDIKSMDPGAAVTAISAKRVDAVFLPHPAPSIIELAGNGKAVVASGEMWPDHACCCLVVSGKLMREEPELVEQIIKTHIRATEFINENPERAAAIYTAKTNQNLTVIEHSIRSWDGAWISDPHQIIPSVTEFARVNYELGYTGGKLLGVDDLFDTTFYDRVAS, encoded by the coding sequence TTGAGGAGAGATCTTATTCTCGCAGCCCTGGCGGTGGGCCTCGTCGCCCTCATCGCCCTCGGCTGCCTAGGCACCGATTCGGATAAGGCAAAGATTACGACTTTGCGGATCGGCTACCAGCCCAGCACCCATCAGGTCGCTGAGATGGTGGCGATGGAGGAGGGATGGTGGCTTGCGGACCTGAAGCCCTTCGGGATCGAGGAGGTGAAGGACTTCGAGTTCCCCTCAGGCCCTCCTGAGATGCAGGCGATGCTCGGAGGAAGCCTGGACATAGCCTACGTAGGCGCCGCCCCGCCCATCAGCGCCATAGCCCAGGGGCTCGACGCCAAGATCGTCGCCGCCGTCCAGAAGAACGGGTCTGACCTGGTGGTGAGGCCTGAGGTGGCGTACGATGGTCCGAAGTCCCTGGTCGGTCGGACGGTCGCCACCTTCCCGCCGGGGTCGATCCAGGATACCGTCTTCAGGAAATGGCTCCTGGATAACGGGGTCGATCCAGACGGACTGGACATAAAGTCGATGGACCCTGGGGCCGCCGTCACCGCCATCTCGGCTAAAAGGGTCGACGCCGTCTTCCTCCCCCACCCTGCGCCCTCGATCATCGAGCTGGCCGGCAATGGCAAAGCCGTCGTTGCCTCGGGAGAGATGTGGCCCGACCACGCCTGCTGTTGCCTCGTCGTCAGCGGCAAATTGATGAGGGAGGAGCCGGAGCTGGTGGAGCAGATCATCAAAACCCACATCAGGGCCACGGAGTTCATCAACGAGAACCCCGAGAGGGCTGCTGCGATATACACCGCCAAGACCAATCAGAACCTGACGGTGATAGAGCACTCCATCAGGAGCTGGGACGGAGCCTGGATCAGCGATCCTCACCAGATCATCCCGTCGGTGACGGAGTTTGCCCGGGTCAACTACGAGCTGGGCTACACCGGGGGCAAGCTCCTCGGTGTGGACGACCTCTTCGACACCACCTTCTACGACCGGGTGGCGAGCTGA
- a CDS encoding 4Fe-4S binding protein, whose protein sequence is MREVLLEERGEKAQVYLPEKCIGCGTCVQICPKGELVIGSVGAVARGLIDKEFLEKRNSGGCVFCALCARVCPTGALEVRVSGKAEKDDSYLNFALSPTLVNERCVHCGLCAEVCPQGCIELEDRRLAEDGSLRLEGKIQIDLDRCVHCGWCAAVCPKDAITFQKPFAGEFFRDDQICQACRTCVDTCPANALFNRSWRQGEIVEKVTHRRDACIYCGACAQACPVAAISVRKTAIVPEMKGKKAFEKKLSEAAPRPTLTSILKTDRDACLGCGNCVIVCPVNALSDPYLAAGHLNELEKKPLLEVENGAIVVVDQDVCGSCATCSLICPTEAIWLEKREVV, encoded by the coding sequence ATGAGAGAGGTGCTTCTGGAAGAGAGGGGGGAGAAGGCCCAGGTCTATCTTCCCGAGAAGTGCATAGGTTGCGGGACCTGCGTCCAGATATGTCCCAAAGGAGAGCTGGTGATAGGCTCTGTGGGGGCCGTCGCCCGGGGGCTGATCGATAAGGAGTTCCTCGAGAAGCGAAATAGCGGGGGATGCGTCTTCTGTGCTTTATGCGCCCGGGTCTGCCCTACCGGGGCTCTGGAGGTTAGAGTTTCCGGCAAGGCGGAGAAGGACGATTCCTACCTCAACTTCGCCCTTAGTCCCACCCTGGTGAATGAACGATGCGTCCACTGCGGCCTCTGCGCCGAGGTCTGCCCCCAAGGCTGCATCGAGCTCGAGGATAGACGGCTCGCCGAAGATGGCAGCTTGAGACTGGAAGGAAAGATTCAGATAGACCTCGATCGATGCGTCCACTGTGGCTGGTGTGCCGCCGTCTGTCCGAAAGATGCCATCACTTTTCAGAAGCCCTTCGCCGGAGAATTCTTCCGGGACGATCAGATCTGCCAGGCCTGCAGAACCTGCGTCGACACCTGTCCCGCCAACGCCCTCTTCAACCGCTCCTGGCGGCAGGGCGAGATCGTGGAGAAGGTGACCCACCGGAGGGACGCCTGCATCTACTGTGGAGCCTGCGCCCAGGCCTGCCCGGTGGCCGCGATCTCCGTCAGAAAGACGGCGATCGTTCCGGAGATGAAGGGGAAGAAGGCCTTCGAGAAGAAGCTCTCCGAGGCCGCGCCCCGGCCGACCCTCACCTCCATCTTGAAGACCGACCGGGACGCCTGCCTCGGCTGCGGAAACTGCGTCATCGTCTGTCCCGTCAACGCCCTCTCCGACCCGTATCTTGCAGCGGGCCACCTCAACGAGCTGGAGAAGAAGCCCCTCCTGGAGGTGGAGAACGGGGCGATCGTGGTGGTCGACCAGGATGTCTGCGGCTCCTGCGCCACCTGCAGCCTGATCTGCCCGACGGAGGCGATATGGCTTGAGAAGAGGGAGGTGGTCTGA